The Musa acuminata AAA Group cultivar baxijiao chromosome BXJ1-3, Cavendish_Baxijiao_AAA, whole genome shotgun sequence genome window below encodes:
- the LOC135626963 gene encoding ankyrin repeat protein SKIP35-like encodes MTPEDCMCLVKERQPEKEVDENGGLGPAHDGDEGERVDGSNHLFLREAPILTEESRISKDYSCQDKKVGAREELVLRKDMCKQGTKLSRRDRVELGCRFQRAVSSCDWELAWNLLVLAKAQALNDVLCVALDSVWFLTTHEELDGITGLIKKIIGDGANDFTRAILRTSFLASCVSACQSKMMNLTDAVGVTTQRLHERLQECQGDEVLKVAASTKVQKFTEWALKCIRFHSHYQENRGRRRRNQSTIVEVQLQLSAFKTFLELAGDHLTGKDFTEAFDAACFPVALFSSSFDPGWASGISAIAVQGLLGMLVEGGADNVNQCFLEASRFGSTELVRILLQIAQRNSLDIDVDLALVFASHYCKIRTMECLVEEGNAANLLGPLVRASERGCMQVVQWFVNQGCGDMDLCLALIAATSSSHLGVSAYLLSQIPHHVLSAVSIEILKTVSERSRGSLDGVAFLLCNDFLGDPTATYAVADSIASSNDEVVAPELRAFLKEHWSEDAFAEGLSSGQDHYVNFMRILQRGGSPICLMDLPPPLVTAIVYKPLYRECTEAGGKLLPQKLRGKLVEAASRLGGRQVDNDSPAKELLAILEHHLPRHFLPL; translated from the exons ATGACCCCGGAGGACTGTATGTGTTTGGTGAAGGAGAGGCAGCCGGAGAAGGAAGTGGATGAGAATGGAGGGCTCGGGCCTGCGCATGATGGCGATGAAGGTGAAAGGGTGGATGGAAGCAATCACTTGTTCTTGAGAGAAGCTCCCATTTTGACGGAGGAATCTCGAATCTCCAAAGATTACAGTTGTCAGGACAAGAAGGTTGGAGCAAGGGAGGAATTGGTTCTTCGAAAGGACATGTGCAAGCAGGGGACGAAGCTCAGTAGGCGTGATCGGGTCGAACTGGGTTGCCGGTTTCAGCGGGCAGTGAGCTCTTGCGATTGGGAACTTGCATGGAACCTGCTTGTGCTGGCCAAGGCACAAGCTCTGAATGATGTGCTCTGCGTAGCGTTGGACTCTGTATGGTTCTTGACAACGCACGAAGAACTGGATGGCATTACTGGGTTGATCAAGAAGATTATTGGCGACGGTGCGAATGATTTCACCAGGGCAATCCTTAGGACGTCGTTCCTGGCTTCGTGTGTTTCTGCCTGTCAAAGCAAAATGATGAATTTGACGGATGCAGTGGGTGTCACGACCCAAAG GTTGCATGAGCGTCTGCAAGAATGTCAGGGAGACGAGGTTCTGAAGGTCGCAGCAAGTACCAAAGTTCAGAAATTTACAGAATGGGCTCTGAAATGCATCAGATTTCACTCTCATTATCAGGAGAACAggggacgaagaagaagaaaccagAGTACGATCGTCGAGGTCCAACTTCAGTTGTCAGCTTTCAAGACATTCTTGGAACTTGCTGGTGATCATCTTACAGGAAAAGATTTTACCGAGGCTTTTGATGCAGCATGTTTCCCTGTTGCTCTCTTCTCGAGCTCATTTGACCCTGGTTGGGCATCAGGAATCTCAGCAATTGCAGTCCAAGGGTTATTGGGGATGCTGGTAGAGGGTGGTGCAGACAATGTAAACCAATGCTTTCTGGAAGCTTCAAGATTTGGGAGTACCGAACTCGTGCGGATCTTGCTTCAG ATTGCTCAGAGGAATAGCTTGGACATTGATGTTGATCTTGCACTTGTCTTTGCCTCTCACTACTGCAAAATCAGAACTATGGAGTGCTTGGTCGAAGAGGGAAACGCAGCCAACTTACTGGGTCCTCTGGTGCGAGCATCTGAGAGAGGGTGCATGCAGGTTGTCCAAtggtttgttaaccagggatgtggAGACATGGATCTCTGCCTGGCCTTAATTGCCGCCACCTCTAGCAGCCACTTAGGTGTTTCTGCTTATCTTCTCTCACAAATTCCACATCATGTCCTTTCTGCTGTTAGCATCGAGATTCTAAAGACGGTAAGCGAGAGAAGTCGAGGATCTCTCGATGGTGTTGCCTTTCTTCTCTGCAATGACTTCCTTGGTGACCCTACTGCAACATATGCTGTGGCTGACAGCATTGCAAGCTCCAATGATGAGGTTGTGGCACCTGAGTTGAGGGCTTTTTTGAAGGAGCACTGGTCTGAGGATGCATTTGCTGAAGGATTGAGCTCTGGTCAGGACCACTATGTAAATTTCATGAGGATTCTGCAAAGAGGTGGCTCACCCATCTGCCTAATGGACCTGCCACCACCCCTGGTGACTGCCATTGTATACAAGCCTCTGTATAGGGAGTGCACGGAAGCAGGTGGGAAATTGCTACCTCAAAAACTAAGAGGGAAGCTTGTGGAAGCAGCCAGTAGGCTTGGTGGCAGGCAGGTGGATAACGATAGCCCAGCAAAAGAGCTTTTGGCAATTCTGGAGCATCACCTGCCCCGCCATTTTCTGCCACTATGA